The genomic window AGCGCCACCGCCGTGCCGCTATCGCCGCCGGCCAGCATGGTCTCGCGGCTTTCGAGACTCAGTCCGCCCTTCTTCCGCCCTCGGCCGTGGCAAGCGTAGCAGCGCTGCACGAGCAGCGGCCGGATTTTTCGTTCGAAGAATTCGCTGTCCGCCTCATCGCCGGCGGGCCGATCGCCAGCCCACACCGCTGCTGGCGCCGAGGGTGCGGCAAAGATCAAGATCCAAGCGGCGAGCCACCAGCGGGGCAAACGCATGATGCGAGTCGTTCTATTATCGGGTGAGATCCAGGCCCGGCTTTCAGCATGGCCGACGAGAGGGCCGCTGAGAGCAAGCCTGGACTAACAAGGCAGGGCAACGAGCCGATCGCCACGCACACCACCCCGCGACCGCTGCACATTCCGTGCAAACGCCATTCTAGCTCTTGTTGTTCGACGCCACAACGAGGTCAGTGTCACCGACCGCTGGTCCAGCCGATGCCTTGAGTTTGCTGAGATGTTCGCGAATGGCCAAGGCCGGGGACTCAATCGCGATCACTCGAGGCGGCAGTTCGGCGGCAAAATTAAAACCACCGCTTCTCGACCGGGCGACCACGATCATCAGCTTGGCGCCTTTGCCGGACGAAGCCGCCGAGAGCTTCTGAGCCGCATCCAGCACTGTTTCACTGTTTCGCTGAACTCGTACGGTCACGGCAGTGCCATCGAACTCCTCTTTCAGTATTGCGTCGATCCCGTTATTTCGCTGCACGGGCACAAAGTCCAACCCCTGCAACATCGCCAGAGCCGCGTCATCGGCGTTTCGGTAGGCGTCGCGGCCGACTTCGAGAAGACGCGAGTGGCTGCGAGTCGCGTTCTCCAGTCGCTTGCGGCTCAGCTCCACGGCATCTTCTGAAACGTCAATTCCAACGGCGGCGCGGTTAAGAGACTGAGCGGCAACCAAGGTGGTTCCGCTGCCGCAAAATGGATCGAGCACGCGATCGCCTTCGTTCGTTGCCAGACGAAGGATTCGCTCCAGGAGCAGCAGCGGCTTTTGCGTGGGGTAGCCCGCGCGTTCCTTTGCTTTTGGGTTCAAGAACGGGATGTCCCACACGTCGCTCAAGGGCACGCCGCGCTTGGCGCCGTTCAGGACCACTTCACCTTGCTCGTCGCGCTGGTATACGGATTTGTTCGAGGCGTCGCGAGACCGGCGCTGAAGGATTTGGTCGACGTTGGTGGCGGGCGAGTAGTCGGTGAACTCCTCGTTGAAAGTGTAGGCGTCCGTCTTTGTGTAGTAGAGGATGGTTTGGTGCGCCGGCAATAGCCCTCGTTGCGAGTTGGACCATCTGCGATAGTGCCAGATAATCTCCGACCGGAAGTTCTCGGAACCGAAGACGTCGTCCAGCAGGGCGCGGACCAGGTGAACGGCGTTTCGGTCGCAATGAAAGAAGAGCGAGCCGTCCTCGCAGAGGATGCGGTGCATTTCCAACAAGCGCTCGAACAAAAACTTGCCGTACTCGCGCGCGGTGGACCAAAGATCCTCAAACGAGAACTCCCTGGATCGATCTCGCGGGCTAAGGCGATGCACCTTGTTCGTGAAAAAGGGTGGATCGAGATATACCATGCGCACCGCGTCGCTTTGCATTCCCTGCAGAATGGGCAAGCAATCCCCGAGGAGGACA from Pirellulales bacterium includes these protein-coding regions:
- a CDS encoding DNA methyltransferase yields the protein MHQKADIDVLLGDCLPILQGMQSDAVRMVYLDPPFFTNKVHRLSPRDRSREFSFEDLWSTAREYGKFLFERLLEMHRILCEDGSLFFHCDRNAVHLVRALLDDVFGSENFRSEIIWHYRRWSNSQRGLLPAHQTILYYTKTDAYTFNEEFTDYSPATNVDQILQRRSRDASNKSVYQRDEQGEVVLNGAKRGVPLSDVWDIPFLNPKAKERAGYPTQKPLLLLERILRLATNEGDRVLDPFCGSGTTLVAAQSLNRAAVGIDVSEDAVELSRKRLENATRSHSRLLEVGRDAYRNADDAALAMLQGLDFVPVQRNNGIDAILKEEFDGTAVTVRVQRNSETVLDAAQKLSAASSGKGAKLMIVVARSRSGGFNFAAELPPRVIAIESPALAIREHLSKLKASAGPAVGDTDLVVASNNKS